One segment of Calditrichota bacterium DNA contains the following:
- a CDS encoding DUF58 domain-containing protein, which produces MSRELLRKVRLLELRTRLKVRDVFAGRYHSVFKGQGMDFAEVREYTPGDDIRTIDWNVSARFGHPYVKLFREERELTVMLLVDISGSTDFGTRTTLKREMAAELAALLALSALTNNDKVGLLLFSDRIEHFVAPRKGRQHVLRLIRDVLAFKPASTGTSISGAVEYALHALRKRSVLFLISDFEGDDDRRAVRVAARKHDLIALELFDPRERRLTDVGYALVVDPETGHAGWFDTGSKSIREKFEAICNAQVEERRAFFRANRIDRIELPVDQPYLMELAKFFRARERRQS; this is translated from the coding sequence ATCTCGCGGGAATTACTGCGCAAGGTGCGGCTGCTTGAACTGCGAACCCGGCTCAAGGTTCGCGATGTCTTTGCGGGGCGTTATCACTCGGTCTTCAAAGGACAAGGTATGGACTTCGCCGAGGTGCGCGAATATACCCCCGGCGATGACATTCGCACCATCGACTGGAACGTCTCGGCGCGATTCGGGCATCCCTATGTGAAACTCTTCCGGGAAGAACGCGAACTGACGGTGATGCTGTTGGTCGATATCTCCGGTTCCACTGACTTTGGAACCCGGACGACCCTGAAGCGTGAGATGGCGGCAGAGTTAGCCGCGCTGCTGGCCCTCAGTGCTCTTACCAATAACGACAAGGTCGGTCTTCTCCTCTTCAGCGACCGGATCGAGCACTTTGTCGCACCCCGCAAAGGTCGTCAACATGTCCTGCGCTTGATTCGCGATGTGCTCGCTTTCAAGCCCGCATCGACCGGCACCTCGATCAGCGGCGCGGTCGAGTATGCACTGCACGCGCTCAGAAAGAGATCCGTGCTCTTCTTGATAAGCGACTTTGAAGGGGACGACGACCGGCGGGCTGTTCGCGTCGCGGCACGCAAGCACGACCTGATCGCGCTGGAACTCTTCGACCCGCGCGAGCGTCGGTTGACCGACGTCGGCTACGCACTCGTCGTCGATCCCGAAACCGGACATGCCGGCTGGTTCGACACCGGTTCAAAATCTATTCGGGAGAAGTTCGAAGCGATCTGCAATGCACAGGTCGAAGAGCGCCGCGCATTTTTCAGAGCCAATCGCATCGACCGGATCGAACTACCCGTCGATCAACCTTACTTGATGGAATTGGCGAAGTTCTTCCGAGCGCGCGAGCGGAGGCAGTCGTGA
- a CDS encoding VWA domain-containing protein, with protein MASPELLALALAAIPLIWLYIRRARRIRQRSVFRLPTYRVLNGQPGGRWKRYFVHAPAAGRWGAIILMAIALARPQSVSSGEDVWSEGIDIVLALDISASMLARDLRPDRAEAAKSVAAEFIAARPNDRIGLVLFAKHAFTQCPLTIDHDILRELLSQVEIGLVDADNTAIGSALATALKRLDATTSKSKVIILLTDGENNYGLPPTTAAEAAQALGARVYTIGVGTRGTAPYPSRDVFGRIVMQQVRVSIDEPLLREIAGSTGGRYFRATDENKLREIFAEIDRMEKQRTLVRAYRKHAEMFYPWAWGAFALVVAGLFIEGYFLRSAV; from the coding sequence TTGGCATCGCCTGAACTACTGGCGCTGGCGCTGGCTGCGATACCGCTCATCTGGCTTTACATCCGGCGGGCGCGGCGGATCCGACAACGCTCAGTGTTCCGGCTTCCAACCTATCGGGTTCTGAACGGTCAACCTGGAGGACGCTGGAAACGTTACTTTGTCCATGCTCCCGCTGCAGGTCGTTGGGGTGCGATCATCCTCATGGCAATCGCCTTGGCCCGGCCGCAGTCGGTAAGCAGCGGCGAAGACGTCTGGAGCGAGGGCATCGACATCGTCCTGGCGCTCGATATTTCGGCTTCGATGCTGGCGCGCGACCTGCGTCCGGACCGGGCTGAAGCCGCCAAGTCGGTCGCTGCCGAATTCATTGCCGCCCGTCCAAACGACCGGATCGGGCTGGTGCTGTTCGCCAAGCATGCTTTCACCCAATGCCCGCTTACCATCGATCACGACATTTTGCGGGAACTTTTAAGTCAGGTTGAGATCGGGCTTGTCGATGCCGACAACACCGCCATCGGGAGCGCGCTCGCGACGGCTTTGAAGCGGCTCGATGCGACGACCTCCAAGTCCAAGGTGATCATCCTGCTTACCGACGGGGAGAACAACTACGGCCTCCCGCCGACGACTGCAGCTGAAGCCGCGCAGGCGCTCGGCGCACGGGTCTATACCATCGGTGTCGGGACGCGCGGCACCGCGCCCTACCCATCACGAGACGTCTTTGGCCGCATCGTGATGCAGCAGGTGCGGGTCAGCATCGATGAGCCGCTCTTGCGAGAGATTGCCGGTTCGACCGGCGGACGATACTTCCGCGCCACCGACGAAAACAAACTACGCGAGATATTCGCTGAAATCGACCGTATGGAGAAACAGCGGACCCTGGTGCGTGCCTATCGCAAGCATGCCGAGATGTTCTATCCCTGGGCTTGGGGCGCGTTCGCATTGGTTGTGGCGGGACTGTTTATCGAGGGCTATTTTCTGCGGAGTGCGGTATGA
- a CDS encoding VWA domain-containing protein, which translates to MIRWAHPEYLHLLWTLLLPLAMIVFEHRWRRRALARWSSPQLLDVIVPGRSPERILIRRILVLLALGCTLLSLAGPRVGTRLAQVKREGIDLVIAIDLSQSMEAEDIAPSRLHKARFEVVRLLSRLRGDRVALVPFAGIAFVQVPLTLDYAAVVTALNAIQPGHVPQSGTALGGAIRQAMRSFRPESKARRVILLVSDGEDHEKGAIEAAKEAAQDNITIFTVAMATPAGAPIPERDARGNLQGYKKDRAGQTVVTRPDEELLSKIAATAGGTFYRATPAGDEFRQIVDALGGMEKETFEKRQFTDFEDRFQYPLVAAFILLLMAEAIPGWKRRKEVLEV; encoded by the coding sequence ATGATTCGTTGGGCGCATCCCGAATACCTGCACCTGCTTTGGACGCTGCTCCTGCCGCTTGCGATGATCGTCTTCGAGCATCGTTGGCGGCGCCGGGCACTCGCGCGGTGGTCGAGCCCGCAACTGCTCGATGTCATTGTCCCGGGACGTTCGCCGGAGCGAATCCTCATCCGCAGGATTTTGGTCCTGTTGGCTTTGGGCTGCACCCTGCTATCTCTTGCCGGACCGCGAGTCGGAACACGGCTTGCGCAGGTGAAGCGGGAGGGCATTGACCTTGTGATTGCCATCGACCTTTCGCAATCTATGGAGGCAGAGGACATTGCGCCCAGTCGGTTGCACAAGGCGCGATTCGAGGTAGTTCGTCTGCTGAGCCGCTTGCGGGGCGACCGGGTTGCGTTGGTGCCCTTTGCGGGAATCGCCTTCGTGCAGGTGCCGCTTACGCTTGACTATGCCGCAGTCGTTACCGCTCTGAACGCCATCCAACCGGGGCATGTGCCGCAGTCGGGAACGGCCCTCGGAGGCGCTATCCGGCAGGCTATGCGGTCCTTTCGGCCGGAATCGAAGGCGCGGCGCGTGATCCTGCTCGTTAGCGATGGCGAGGATCACGAAAAGGGGGCTATAGAAGCCGCCAAAGAGGCAGCGCAGGATAATATCACCATCTTTACCGTGGCGATGGCTACACCGGCCGGCGCACCGATTCCGGAGCGGGATGCGCGTGGCAACCTACAGGGCTATAAGAAAGACCGTGCCGGTCAGACCGTCGTCACCCGCCCGGACGAAGAACTCTTAAGCAAAATCGCCGCAACCGCCGGCGGGACATTCTACCGCGCAACGCCTGCCGGCGACGAGTTCCGGCAGATTGTCGATGCGCTCGGGGGAATGGAAAAGGAGACTTTCGAAAAGCGGCAGTTCACCGACTTTGAAGACCGCTTCCAATATCCGCTTGTTGCCGCATTCATTCTGCTCCTGATGGCGGAAGCTATCCCCGGCTGGAAGCGGCGCAAGGAAGTACTGGAGGTATGA
- a CDS encoding tetratricopeptide repeat protein, with translation MTMRQLILSLIGAVLLLSADALYADSPRKSASRGVEHFKREEFDKALAEFMAALDKDPSRPEIRYDLGTALYKLQQFPQAAEALSKAASSSDPKLAGNAWFNIGNALLGEQKFDEAVAAYKQALKLNHQDEDAKHNLEMALQMKQMMQQQMQARSDSTGQKKDQQQNQQKSQLQQDKQSQEEEQQEPQQAMNGADSTGQNEDEPQPEQMAERGPMSREEARKLLQALENEEQEAQKEKLKRQSGEPARPEKDW, from the coding sequence ATGACCATGAGACAACTCATTCTATCCCTCATAGGTGCAGTTCTCCTGCTATCGGCGGATGCACTATATGCTGACTCGCCGCGTAAGTCGGCATCGCGCGGTGTCGAACACTTCAAGCGCGAGGAGTTTGACAAAGCGCTGGCCGAGTTCATGGCGGCGCTCGACAAGGACCCTTCGCGCCCCGAAATACGTTACGACCTTGGCACCGCGCTCTATAAATTGCAGCAGTTTCCTCAAGCCGCAGAAGCGCTCTCCAAAGCCGCGTCAAGTTCGGATCCAAAGTTGGCCGGCAATGCCTGGTTCAACATTGGAAATGCGCTCCTCGGCGAGCAGAAATTCGACGAAGCCGTCGCCGCCTACAAGCAAGCCCTGAAACTCAACCATCAGGACGAGGACGCCAAGCACAACCTTGAGATGGCGCTCCAAATGAAGCAGATGATGCAGCAGCAGATGCAGGCGCGGAGCGACTCAACCGGTCAGAAGAAAGACCAGCAACAGAATCAACAGAAGTCGCAATTGCAACAAGATAAGCAGAGTCAGGAAGAAGAGCAGCAAGAACCACAGCAAGCAATGAATGGCGCCGATTCGACCGGGCAGAATGAGGATGAACCACAACCCGAGCAAATGGCTGAACGAGGCCCGATGAGCCGGGAGGAGGCACGCAAACTCCTGCAAGCACTCGAAAATGAAGAGCAGGAAGCGCAGAAGGAGAAACTGAAGCGACAGTCCGGCGAACCAGCCCGGCCGGAGAAAGATTGGTGA
- a CDS encoding protein BatD, which yields MQTPDTTILPRAVRRTSPAGERLVMLMLMMIAIQVHKRLGKGVAISLFSVLAAFPSMAATEYDFRASVDRTSVATGERLTYTITLSGTSTSLPDVSPPGFEQFEIIMGPSSSTSVQIVNTRITSTKTLTWVLRALQPGSFTIGPAQFKQKSRIYKTGPILIQVGASSAAGSGTGSSHSETSSRTGQGRDDSSLPQASGIRAGAPPDIFISASADKSTLYKFDRSVVTYRLYLRANVSNYNFAKLPAATGFWQEEFEIPARPSLSDATVGGVAYKVAVIRKVGLFPTRAGSLTLDPLTCDVTVERQTSRRNRDPFDIFWDDPFFGRTRREVVTVSTDPLRFNVHDLPEEGRPAEFSGDVGDYNLSVEYDRRELTQNDALTIKVTVSGAGYLKSLSAPKIALPSGFDYFAPTSEEKVSIVGEEMRGRKVFTYLVIPRRTGRFTLEPVRFSYFHPGSKSYRTAAAGGITLDIAPSATGVASSGGVRSLEVSLLDSDIRFLKSVTGDLKRLQVPPYRMPFFYILMVLPPFLFYGGVLFEMYRDRLSADPTAVRRRRAPGVMSEALRTADRRLQKGDALPALEAATRGLEELVGALIDEPSAGLTSDLIRSRLETRGTSDALVAEVLSLLAASDRARFGLRGIEGDETVKILVRMRDCSKSLEALL from the coding sequence GTGCAGACACCTGACACCACGATACTTCCGCGTGCAGTCCGGCGAACCAGCCCGGCCGGAGAAAGACTGGTGATGTTGATGCTGATGATGATAGCAATTCAAGTGCATAAGCGTTTGGGGAAGGGCGTAGCAATCAGTCTTTTTAGTGTTCTGGCCGCTTTCCCGTCGATGGCGGCGACGGAGTATGATTTTCGCGCCTCAGTTGATCGGACGTCGGTAGCGACAGGCGAACGACTGACATACACTATCACGCTTAGCGGCACTTCGACTTCGCTGCCCGACGTGTCGCCGCCCGGCTTCGAGCAGTTTGAAATCATCATGGGGCCGTCGTCATCGACCAGCGTCCAAATAGTTAACACCCGCATCACTTCGACGAAGACGCTCACCTGGGTCTTACGCGCGTTGCAGCCCGGGTCGTTCACCATCGGGCCGGCACAGTTCAAACAGAAGAGCCGGATATATAAGACCGGGCCGATTCTAATCCAGGTTGGCGCATCAAGCGCAGCCGGATCCGGGACCGGAAGCTCGCATAGCGAGACATCGTCCCGCACTGGACAAGGACGGGATGATTCGTCGCTACCCCAAGCCTCCGGAATCCGCGCGGGAGCCCCCCCCGATATCTTCATATCCGCTTCCGCGGACAAGTCCACCCTCTACAAGTTTGACCGGTCGGTCGTTACATACCGGCTATATCTGCGCGCCAACGTCTCCAACTACAACTTTGCCAAACTACCCGCTGCGACGGGATTCTGGCAGGAGGAGTTTGAAATCCCGGCGCGTCCCTCTTTAAGCGACGCAACAGTAGGCGGGGTGGCTTATAAAGTCGCAGTCATCCGCAAGGTCGGTCTCTTTCCAACGCGAGCGGGAAGTTTGACTCTCGATCCCCTTACCTGCGACGTCACAGTCGAGCGCCAGACTTCGCGCCGCAATCGCGATCCGTTCGACATTTTCTGGGACGATCCCTTCTTTGGCCGCACCCGGCGGGAGGTCGTTACGGTCTCGACCGATCCGCTGCGGTTCAATGTGCACGACCTGCCGGAGGAGGGCCGGCCCGCCGAATTCAGTGGCGACGTCGGCGATTATAACCTCAGCGTAGAATACGACCGCCGCGAATTGACGCAGAACGATGCCTTGACCATCAAGGTGACAGTCTCCGGTGCCGGATATCTGAAGTCGCTGTCCGCGCCGAAGATCGCGCTGCCGTCAGGATTCGATTACTTTGCCCCCACCTCAGAAGAGAAGGTCTCGATAGTAGGCGAAGAAATGCGGGGTCGAAAGGTCTTCACATATCTCGTAATTCCCCGACGGACGGGGCGCTTTACGCTTGAACCGGTGCGCTTCAGTTATTTTCATCCCGGGTCAAAATCCTACCGTACTGCAGCCGCGGGAGGAATAACGCTCGACATCGCGCCGTCGGCAACCGGTGTGGCATCGTCGGGAGGTGTCAGGTCGTTGGAAGTGAGTCTGCTCGACAGCGATATACGGTTCCTTAAGTCGGTCACGGGTGACCTGAAGCGGCTCCAAGTCCCACCTTACCGGATGCCGTTTTTCTATATCCTGATGGTGCTGCCACCGTTTCTCTTCTACGGTGGGGTGCTTTTCGAGATGTATCGTGACCGGCTATCTGCTGATCCGACTGCGGTTCGACGCCGTCGCGCGCCCGGAGTCATGAGCGAAGCGCTGCGCACAGCCGACCGACGGCTACAAAAGGGCGACGCGCTCCCGGCTCTCGAAGCGGCAACGCGCGGCCTCGAAGAGTTGGTTGGCGCGCTGATAGATGAACCGTCGGCGGGACTCACCAGCGATCTTATTCGATCCCGACTTGAAACCCGCGGAACATCCGATGCGTTGGTGGCTGAGGTGCTGTCGCTTCTTGCCGCAAGCGACCGGGCACGATTCGGGCTGAGAGGCATCGAAGGGGATGAGACCGTCAAAATCCTGGTGCGAATGAGGGATTGCTCGAAGTCGTTGGAGGCGTTGCTATGA
- a CDS encoding NAD-dependent epimerase/dehydratase family protein has translation MSRRVLVTGATGFIGDPTVWELAERGWRIRALVRRSSDPTRLPPEVERAEGDLRDYESLARAARGCQDVVHLAGLIRTPDPRQYDRVNRDGTANIVRACRDEGVERLLYCSSLAAGGPSLSDRRRTMNDPDEPITAYGRSKLAGEEVLRNGAGSVWWTALRPPPVYGPYDRSFLGYMRMINKGWKIRLGDGSMPFSLVHVADLARAICLALTWEGPSGAVRYVTDGADHTLHELAGLVEELLGRRARWIALPRWAGMPVATVAEFLSGNRVPAILSRRKVLELLQPAWTCDDSPLRTEVGYSNEFDLKRGIRNTVEWYREEGWL, from the coding sequence ATGAGTCGTAGAGTTCTCGTAACCGGCGCAACCGGCTTCATCGGCGACCCTACCGTTTGGGAACTGGCCGAGAGAGGCTGGCGGATTCGCGCTCTGGTGCGCCGCTCAAGCGACCCGACGCGCCTCCCGCCCGAGGTCGAGCGCGCCGAGGGCGACCTGCGCGACTACGAGTCGCTCGCCCGTGCCGCTCGGGGCTGTCAGGACGTCGTTCACCTCGCCGGCCTCATCCGGACGCCGGATCCACGCCAATACGACCGGGTCAATCGCGACGGCACAGCGAATATTGTGCGGGCCTGCCGCGATGAAGGCGTCGAACGACTGCTCTATTGCAGCAGCCTCGCCGCCGGGGGGCCGTCGCTTTCTGACCGCAGACGCACCATGAACGATCCCGACGAACCGATCACTGCCTATGGCCGGTCGAAACTGGCGGGCGAAGAGGTCTTGCGCAACGGCGCCGGCTCCGTTTGGTGGACGGCACTGCGGCCGCCGCCGGTCTATGGGCCTTATGACCGGTCGTTCCTGGGCTACATGCGAATGATAAACAAGGGTTGGAAGATTCGGCTCGGTGACGGCTCGATGCCCTTTTCCCTGGTCCATGTCGCCGATCTCGCCCGTGCCATTTGCCTGGCATTAACTTGGGAAGGGCCGTCCGGCGCCGTGCGCTACGTCACCGACGGCGCAGATCACACACTGCACGAGCTTGCCGGGCTCGTCGAGGAACTGCTCGGCCGTCGGGCGCGCTGGATCGCCTTGCCACGTTGGGCCGGGATGCCAGTCGCGACGGTTGCGGAGTTCCTATCCGGAAACCGTGTTCCGGCGATTCTCTCCCGCCGGAAGGTGCTCGAATTGCTCCAGCCAGCCTGGACGTGCGATGATTCACCGCTTCGCACCGAAGTCGGCTATAGTAATGAATTTGATTTAAAGAGAGGAATCCGCAATACCGTCGAATGGTATCGGGAGGAAGGATGGCTGTAG